TCCGCGCCAGGTCCTCCGTGAGCCGGGGAGCGACCAGGGTCACCGCCGCACCGGCGCGCAACAGGCTGCCGATCTTGCGGCGGGCCGTGGTGCCGCCGCCGACCACCAGGCAGGGGCGGCCCCTGACGGATTGAAAGATCGGTAAAAATTCCATAGATGTCCGGTTGGATCGGGCGTTGAGTTAAGATGCAAAACATCTTAATATACTTAATTACTAAAGCGTTTGGAAGGCGGACAGCGTGGTCAACGAGATCGATTCGGAGTCCCTGCATGGGCGGCTGACGGCCGGCGAGGACCTTCTGCTGGTGGATATCCGCACCGCGGGGGAGATCGCCGGGGGGGCGCTGCCCGCGGCGCTGGTCCTGCCCATGCACCTGCTGCCGCTGCGTCTGGACGAACTGCCCAGGGACCGGGACCTGGTGCTCTACTGTCGCAGCGGCGCCCGCTCCTACCAGGCCTGCGCCTACCTGATGCAGCAGGGTTTTGCACGGGCCTTGAACCTGCGCGGCGGGATCATCGCCTGGGCCAGGCACGGCTACGCGATCAGCTTCCCGGGGCACTGACGCGAAAGTCCGGGGACAGGGCCCGGTCGCGGCCTTTCCTGCCTTGCCTTTTTAGCGGATTTGGCCTAAAAATAGCCACTCGCGTATTTTCACATATTCTAAAACAGCGAAACTCCGGAGGTACCCCATGGCCCATGACCAAGAACTCGACGCGAGCGGTCTGAACTGTCCCCTGCCGATCCTGCGTGCCAAGAAGACCCTGAACGCGATGGCCGCCGGGCAGGTGCTGCACGTCATCGCCACCGATCCGGGCTCGGTCCGGGACTTCGACGCCTTCGCCAAGCAGACCGGCAACGAACTGACCGAGTCGCGGGAGGAAGGCGGCAAGTTCCATTTTCTGATCACGAAAGGCTGAACCCGGCGACTCACCCCGCCGCCCCCATCATCGTTTGAACCACAGACACGCCGGAGGACCCGATGGCCCAGAAAAAGCTTGCCATCATTGCTACCAAGGGCTCACTGGATTGGGCCTATCCGCCCTTCATCCTTGCCTCGACCGCCGCCGCGCTCGGCTATGAAGTCCAGATCTTCTTTACCTTCTACGGGCTGCAGCTCCTGAAGAAAGACCCGGATCTGAAGGTCACCCCACTGGGCAACCCCGGCATGCCGATGCCCGGCGGCATGGAACGCTTCATGCCGGTGCTGCTCACCACCCTGCCCTTCATGCAGCGCATCATGACCATCATGATGAAGGCCAAGATGAAGAAAAAGGGCGTGGCCAGCATCGAGGAATTGCGCGAGCTGTGCCAGGAGGCCGAGGTCAAGTTGATCGCCTGCCAGATGACCGTGGACCTTTTCGATATGGACCCCACCGCCTTCATTCCCGGGGTGGAGTTCGCGGGCGCCGCCGCCTTCTTTGAGTTCGCCGGCACCAGCGACATTTGTCTGTACATCTGAACGCCGGCCTCGCGGCAACCCGGCGCGGCCGGGGGGCCGCTCCTACGGCGTAGGAGCGGCCCCCGGCCGCGACGGCTATCACCCGCGGCGGTGGCCGGAAAAAACGGGCCGCGCCGCGGACCCGTCCTTAGAAGGTCATCACGAGTTCGATGCCGATCAGGTTGGCGCTCATCTCATATTGGCCGTTGAGCGCATTGGTGCCGTTGACACCGCTGGTGCTGGTGTAGGGCACGGCGCTGCGAACGTTGCGCTTCTCGCCCATGACATACATGTAGCCGGCCTCCACCGAGAAGCCGCGGCCTAAGTCTTGGGCGACGCCGATCCCGAAGGTCTGGCGGTTGTTGTCCGGCACCCGGGCACTGAAGTAGTTGTCGCCCTGGCCGGTCTCGTCGTAGGCATAGCCCAGGCGCAACTGGGTCGTCGGGCGCACCTGCCAGGTCAGGCCCAAGCGATAGGCACCGGAGTTCTTCCAGGCGTTGGTCTCGGTCGAGATCCGGGCGCCGGTGCGATCACCGGTCACGACCAACTGCTGGAATTTGCTCCAACCGGTGTAGCTCCAATCGAATTCGGCCGCCAGTTCCTTGGTGAATTCATAACGGGCGCCGAGTTGCAGGCGCCAGGGCAGGTCCAGATCCAGGCTGGCCGATTGGCCTTGCGGCAAGCGCCCGAGCGCCACCAAGGTCGTGTTGGAGGGGGTGAAATTGCCGCTCAGACCCAGCGTCGAGGCCGAATGGAAGCTGGCACCCAGGCCTAGGGCCCCGACGCGATACAGCAGGCCAAGATTGAAGCCGACCCCGGTCCCGTCCCCGCTCATGGAGCCCAGGTTGGAGTTCAGTTCGGCGGACTTGGCCCAATAGATGTCCAGTCCCGCCGCCAGGCTCAGATCCTCGTTGACCCGAAAGGCCACCGACGGCGCCAAGTCCAGGATCTCGAGCTTGCTGTTGGTCGGGTGACTAGCGGTGGGGATGCTGACGCGCCCGACCGGGGCCGGTAACCGCACCGTCGCGCTCTGACTCAGCGCCGGGAAGGTGCCGTAGGGCCAGCGGGTCTCCAGGCCGAAGGGCGCGGTCAGCCCGAGACCCACCCGCCAGCGGTCGGCGACCTTGATCGCCGCCTGGATCATGGGGACGCCGACCCAATCCGCCCCGTTGCTGTCGTGGCTGCCGCTCGCCGTGGTGACCGAGAACGAGGGGCCGATCATGAGCGCGCCCAGGGCGACACTGGACTTATCGTGGAACCCCATGGCCGCCGCGTTATAGGGGATGGCGCCGAGGTCCTTGGGGTTGGCGACCATGGCATTGGCGGTGCCGATGCCCGCGGTCGAGGCCTCGGGCAGCGAGAACCCGGCGGCGCGCGCGCTGCCGACAGCGGCGAGCGTGCCGATGGCGCCGACGGCCAGGGCCGCGGCCACCGAGCGGGCGATTCTTGAGTACATTACTGGTCCCCCCATGATGATGTCGTTGTCTGTTGTCGATATGCAGCGATCGTCGCATCCACCGGTCCGCGTGAGCCCAGGCTCGCACTGCAGGTTGCTCGCCGAACACAATGAGATAGGTCCCGACGAAGCCCCTGCCGGACCCGGGCCGCAGCCTGGAATCCTTAGTTAATCCGTATATTTAAGAGGAGCGTCTGCGATTCACAACTGTAGGCGAAGCGACGGGGGATTTCCACCATCTTGTTGCGATCAGATGTCAGTAGCAAAAAAACGACAGCAGTCCCGGGGGTCGGAACCGTCGCAAATCACGAAAAGGCCCTTGAAATCACAGTAACACGCGCTCTGGATCAGGTTTTGTTGTGCTATGATGGTCGTCT
The DNA window shown above is from Candidatus Thiodictyon syntrophicum and carries:
- the dsrE2 gene encoding sulfur carrier protein DsrE2, producing the protein MAQKKLAIIATKGSLDWAYPPFILASTAAALGYEVQIFFTFYGLQLLKKDPDLKVTPLGNPGMPMPGGMERFMPVLLTTLPFMQRIMTIMMKAKMKKKGVASIEELRELCQEAEVKLIACQMTVDLFDMDPTAFIPGVEFAGAAAFFEFAGTSDICLYI
- a CDS encoding rhodanese-like domain-containing protein encodes the protein MVNEIDSESLHGRLTAGEDLLLVDIRTAGEIAGGALPAALVLPMHLLPLRLDELPRDRDLVLYCRSGARSYQACAYLMQQGFARALNLRGGIIAWARHGYAISFPGH
- a CDS encoding OmpP1/FadL family transporter yields the protein MYSRIARSVAAALAVGAIGTLAAVGSARAAGFSLPEASTAGIGTANAMVANPKDLGAIPYNAAAMGFHDKSSVALGALMIGPSFSVTTASGSHDSNGADWVGVPMIQAAIKVADRWRVGLGLTAPFGLETRWPYGTFPALSQSATVRLPAPVGRVSIPTASHPTNSKLEILDLAPSVAFRVNEDLSLAAGLDIYWAKSAELNSNLGSMSGDGTGVGFNLGLLYRVGALGLGASFHSASTLGLSGNFTPSNTTLVALGRLPQGQSASLDLDLPWRLQLGARYEFTKELAAEFDWSYTGWSKFQQLVVTGDRTGARISTETNAWKNSGAYRLGLTWQVRPTTQLRLGYAYDETGQGDNYFSARVPDNNRQTFGIGVAQDLGRGFSVEAGYMYVMGEKRNVRSAVPYTSTSGVNGTNALNGQYEMSANLIGIELVMTF
- a CDS encoding sulfurtransferase TusA family protein; this translates as MAHDQELDASGLNCPLPILRAKKTLNAMAAGQVLHVIATDPGSVRDFDAFAKQTGNELTESREEGGKFHFLITKG